One window of uncultured Erythrobacter sp. genomic DNA carries:
- a CDS encoding wax ester/triacylglycerol synthase family O-acyltransferase, whose product MDSSFVALESKNSPMHIGSVLIYNPATAPGGFVRFKDILDFIGSRMQLSKTMRQRLVRVPFDLDYPYWIEDPDFDLEYHVRHVALPKPGDWRQLCIQAARIHARPLDLERPPWEFTVVEGLDNVRGYPKGCFAFVTKVHHAAIDGMSGIDLMEALHTLASDTPPPSKPDNWKPEKVPNPVELLGKSYVNALLNPLKQAQVAAQAVPGIANAIKGLVTKQFKVSSDMVPPRTRFNRSISSHRVIEGRTFDLKEFKSIRALVPEAKVNDVAIAVIGGALNKYLTAKDDLPKGTMTAMAPISVRSGDEKGDMGNQVSAMVAPLGSHIADPKERLAYVYGQTSNSKAMTGAIGARTMTEVSKVNPALYMALGAQLFSRVSLAHRVMPFNTVVTNVPGPPVHIYSSGARLESMALSLICLTDGLGLAHVVQSYVGEAYISFTACRDIMPDPEFYAECLQESFDELLAAAKAQGTKAPAGKAAPKKAAPKKAAAKKALAKKAPAKKAPAKKAPAKKAPAKKPAAKKTRTKTKTPRESK is encoded by the coding sequence ATGGATTCCTCGTTCGTAGCGTTGGAATCGAAGAATTCGCCGATGCATATCGGCAGTGTGCTGATCTACAATCCGGCAACGGCACCGGGCGGTTTCGTCCGCTTTAAAGACATTCTCGATTTCATCGGATCACGCATGCAATTGTCCAAGACAATGCGGCAGCGTCTGGTGCGCGTTCCGTTCGACCTCGATTATCCGTATTGGATCGAGGATCCGGATTTCGATCTCGAATATCACGTCCGCCATGTTGCCTTGCCCAAACCGGGCGATTGGCGGCAATTGTGCATCCAGGCCGCGCGCATTCATGCCCGGCCGCTCGATCTCGAACGGCCGCCATGGGAGTTCACCGTGGTTGAGGGGCTGGACAATGTCCGCGGCTATCCAAAGGGCTGCTTTGCATTCGTCACCAAGGTCCACCACGCTGCGATCGACGGGATGAGCGGGATCGACCTGATGGAGGCGCTGCACACGCTCGCGTCCGACACGCCGCCGCCGAGCAAGCCTGACAATTGGAAGCCCGAGAAAGTGCCGAACCCGGTCGAGCTGCTGGGCAAGAGCTATGTCAACGCGCTGCTCAACCCGCTCAAACAGGCGCAAGTGGCCGCGCAAGCTGTCCCCGGCATCGCCAATGCGATCAAGGGGCTGGTGACCAAGCAGTTCAAGGTCAGCAGCGACATGGTGCCGCCGCGCACCCGCTTTAACCGCTCGATTTCCTCGCATCGCGTGATCGAAGGGCGCACATTCGACCTCAAAGAATTCAAGTCGATCCGCGCGCTTGTGCCAGAGGCGAAGGTCAATGACGTCGCGATTGCGGTGATCGGCGGCGCACTCAACAAATATCTCACCGCCAAGGACGACCTGCCCAAAGGCACGATGACCGCGATGGCTCCGATCTCGGTCCGATCGGGCGATGAAAAGGGCGATATGGGCAACCAGGTTTCGGCCATGGTCGCACCGCTCGGCTCGCATATCGCCGATCCGAAAGAGCGGCTGGCCTATGTCTACGGCCAGACGAGCAATTCCAAGGCGATGACAGGCGCAATCGGCGCGCGCACCATGACCGAGGTGAGCAAGGTCAATCCGGCGCTCTACATGGCACTGGGCGCACAATTGTTCAGCCGCGTCAGCCTTGCCCACAGGGTGATGCCGTTCAACACGGTCGTGACCAATGTTCCCGGCCCGCCGGTCCATATCTATTCGAGCGGCGCGCGGCTTGAAAGCATGGCGCTCTCGCTGATCTGTCTGACCGACGGATTGGGCCTCGCCCATGTCGTGCAGTCCTATGTCGGGGAAGCCTATATCAGCTTCACCGCCTGCCGCGACATCATGCCCGACCCGGAATTCTACGCGGAATGCTTGCAGGAGAGTTTCGACGAGCTGCTGGCAGCCGCAAAGGCGCAGGGAACGAAAGCGCCTGCAGGAAAGGCGGCTCCGAAGAAAGCGGCTCCGAAAAAGGCTGCGGCCAAGAAAGCGCTAGCCAAGAAAGCGCCAGCCAAGAAGGCACCGGCGAAGAAGGCACCGGCGAAGAAAGCTCCGGCCAAGAAGCCGGCAGCCAAGAAAACCAGAACCAAAACAAAAACCCCGAGGGAGAGCAAATAG
- a CDS encoding indoleamine 2,3-dioxygenase encodes MATLAPSDHSVLKPLADYDMSQERGFLCRYDAGKVTFDGAWADAARVALQLPQVMPSGEIRAFLRAHLPDPRELADVSTLSNEQLRMATVHYSFMIQAYVWGEAEVDNRIPACIAVPMVALADALGQQPLLTYSTYVLDNWTLIDPAKPLALDNIRMIQNFLGGMDEAWFVLVHVAIEAQAGAALARFEDVCEAAHNDDPEAAQLQLEAMAGTWKHINALFDRMPERCDPYIYFERVRPYIHGWRDNPALPDGVIYEGVERFGDEARSYRGQTGSQSSIVPSMDALMNVGHASDPLREFLDQLHEYRPVGHRTFVDDARRSSGLRGFVQTVGASGLTDAYNANIQAVADFRTRHLEYAASYINKQGKKSAGNDTDVGTGGTPFMRYLKKHRDETAANLL; translated from the coding sequence ATGGCCACTCTCGCACCTTCCGACCATTCTGTTCTCAAGCCGCTCGCCGATTACGACATGTCGCAGGAACGCGGCTTTCTGTGCCGCTACGATGCAGGCAAGGTGACGTTTGACGGCGCTTGGGCCGACGCTGCGCGGGTTGCGCTGCAATTGCCGCAGGTGATGCCGTCGGGCGAAATCCGCGCTTTCCTGCGCGCCCACCTGCCCGATCCGCGTGAACTTGCCGATGTCTCGACGCTCAGCAACGAGCAGCTGCGCATGGCGACGGTGCATTACAGCTTTATGATCCAGGCCTATGTCTGGGGTGAGGCCGAGGTCGACAACCGCATCCCGGCCTGCATCGCAGTGCCGATGGTCGCGCTCGCCGACGCATTGGGACAGCAGCCGCTGCTGACCTATTCGACCTATGTGCTCGACAATTGGACGCTGATCGATCCGGCAAAGCCGCTCGCGCTCGACAATATCCGCATGATCCAGAACTTCCTCGGCGGAATGGATGAGGCGTGGTTCGTGCTGGTCCACGTCGCCATCGAAGCGCAGGCAGGCGCAGCGCTCGCGCGGTTCGAAGATGTGTGCGAAGCCGCTCACAATGATGATCCCGAGGCCGCCCAGCTTCAGCTCGAAGCCATGGCGGGCACCTGGAAACACATCAACGCCCTGTTCGACCGCATGCCCGAACGCTGCGATCCCTATATCTATTTCGAGCGTGTGCGCCCCTATATTCACGGCTGGCGCGACAATCCCGCGCTGCCCGACGGCGTGATCTACGAAGGCGTCGAGCGCTTCGGCGACGAGGCGCGCTCCTATCGCGGACAGACCGGCTCACAGAGCTCCATCGTGCCCAGCATGGACGCGCTGATGAATGTCGGTCACGCAAGCGATCCCTTGCGCGAATTCCTCGACCAGCTGCACGAATACCGCCCCGTCGGCCACCGCACTTTCGTCGACGACGCCCGCCGGTCGAGCGGGCTGCGCGGTTTCGTCCAAACCGTCGGCGCATCGGGCCTCACCGACGCCTACAACGCCAATATTCAGGCCGTTGCAGACTTCCGCACGCGCCACCTCGAATATGCGGCGAGCTACATCAACAAGCAGGGCAAGAAATCAGCCGGCAACGACACCGATGTCGGCACCGGAGGCACGCCCTTCATGCGCTATCTGAAAAAGCACCGCGACGAGACGGCAGCGAATTTGCTCTGA
- the uvrC gene encoding excinuclease ABC subunit UvrC produces MSKTPAGTPHDPRGAERFNEERAAYTVASAQPNLEAGVTAIREVQKTLKPIPGVYRMCDARGDVLYVGKARSLKARVANYTNVAQLSGRLQRMVSQCRSMEIITTNSEAEALLLEAQLIKRFRPAFNVLLRDDKSFPFILLRSDHAFPRIHKHRGARRAKGNYYGPFASAGSVNTTLNALQKLFLLRSCTDSFFNNRDRPCLLYQIKRCSGPCVGRISEGDYDALVDQAKDFLAGKSGQVQADLEKQMAKAAEELDFETAAILRDRLRAATFIQGSQAINASGVGDADVFALASKGGQIGVQAFFIRGGQNWGHRAFFPTHTKDVEEDQVLSNVILQFYEEVPPPPNILVDRMLPESELVEAALSEVVGRIVKLSVPQRGDRRKLMEQASRNAIEALERRLAETGTKAKTHRELADFLELGEPPQRIEVYDNSHIQGAKAVGAMVVASPEGFEKSQYRKFNIKTAQTNDDYAMMREVMERRFTRAMKDDPDRAREGVWPDLVLVDGGKGQLSSVMEVLGELGIEDLPVIGIAKGPHHGREGREVFHFPDGREKTLPTNSPVLFYAQRLRDEVHRYVIGAHRAKRSKAITASPLDEIPGIGPARKRALLLHFGTAGKVRAASFEDLQRAPGVSDTVARKIYDFYHASG; encoded by the coding sequence ATGTCCAAGACCCCGGCCGGCACTCCCCATGACCCCAGAGGAGCCGAGCGCTTCAATGAGGAGCGCGCGGCCTACACTGTCGCGAGCGCGCAGCCGAACCTTGAGGCAGGTGTGACTGCGATCCGCGAAGTGCAGAAAACCCTGAAGCCGATCCCCGGCGTCTACCGCATGTGTGATGCGCGCGGGGACGTTCTGTATGTCGGCAAGGCGCGAAGCCTGAAGGCGCGGGTGGCGAATTACACCAACGTTGCGCAGCTTTCCGGACGGCTTCAGCGGATGGTCTCGCAATGCCGCAGCATGGAGATCATCACCACCAATTCAGAGGCCGAGGCGCTGCTGCTCGAAGCGCAGCTGATCAAGCGGTTTCGCCCGGCTTTCAACGTGTTGCTCCGCGATGATAAGAGCTTTCCTTTCATCCTGCTGCGCTCCGACCACGCCTTTCCGCGCATCCACAAACATCGCGGCGCGCGGCGGGCGAAGGGGAACTATTACGGGCCGTTCGCGAGCGCCGGGAGCGTCAACACCACACTTAATGCACTTCAGAAACTGTTTCTGCTAAGGTCTTGCACAGACAGCTTTTTCAACAATCGCGACCGGCCCTGCCTGCTCTATCAGATCAAGCGGTGCTCGGGGCCTTGTGTGGGCCGGATCAGCGAGGGTGATTACGACGCGCTGGTCGATCAGGCGAAGGATTTCCTCGCGGGCAAATCAGGGCAGGTGCAGGCCGATCTCGAAAAACAGATGGCGAAAGCGGCGGAGGAGCTCGACTTTGAAACCGCTGCGATCCTGCGCGACCGGTTGAGGGCTGCGACCTTTATTCAGGGCAGCCAAGCCATCAATGCCAGCGGCGTGGGCGATGCCGATGTCTTCGCGCTCGCGTCAAAAGGTGGCCAGATCGGGGTGCAGGCCTTCTTCATTCGCGGCGGGCAAAACTGGGGCCACCGCGCCTTCTTCCCCACCCACACAAAGGATGTAGAGGAGGATCAGGTGCTCTCCAATGTGATCCTGCAATTCTACGAAGAAGTGCCCCCGCCGCCCAACATCCTGGTCGACCGGATGCTGCCCGAAAGCGAGCTGGTCGAGGCAGCGCTCAGCGAAGTGGTGGGCCGGATTGTGAAGCTCTCCGTCCCCCAGCGCGGCGACCGTCGCAAGCTGATGGAGCAGGCGAGCCGCAATGCCATCGAAGCGCTTGAGAGGCGGCTAGCCGAAACCGGCACCAAGGCGAAGACCCACCGCGAGCTGGCCGACTTCCTTGAACTGGGCGAGCCTCCCCAGCGGATCGAGGTCTATGACAACAGCCACATTCAGGGCGCGAAAGCTGTGGGCGCGATGGTGGTCGCCAGCCCCGAAGGCTTCGAGAAGTCGCAATATCGCAAGTTCAACATCAAGACCGCGCAGACCAATGACGATTACGCGATGATGCGCGAGGTTATGGAGCGCCGCTTTACCCGCGCGATGAAGGACGATCCCGATCGAGCGCGAGAAGGCGTCTGGCCCGATCTCGTGCTGGTCGATGGCGGCAAGGGCCAGCTGTCGAGCGTGATGGAAGTGCTCGGTGAACTCGGCATCGAGGACCTGCCCGTCATCGGCATCGCCAAGGGTCCGCATCACGGACGCGAGGGACGCGAAGTCTTCCACTTCCCCGATGGCCGCGAAAAGACGCTGCCGACCAATTCGCCGGTGCTGTTCTACGCCCAGCGGCTGCGCGACGAGGTTCACCGCTATGTCATCGGCGCGCACCGGGCAAAGCGCTCCAAGGCGATCACCGCGAGCCCGCTGGACGAGATCCCCGGCATCGGCCCGGCCCGCAAGCGCGCGCTGCTGCTCCATTTCGGAACCGCCGGCAAAGTCCGCGCTGCCTCGTTCGAAGACCTGCAACGCGCGCCCGGCGTCAGCGATACGGTCGCGCGCAAAATCTATGACTTTTACCATGCGAGCGGATAG
- a CDS encoding DUF6445 family protein has translation MNPPEPKVTVQRIGNEGEPLVIIDNFTGQPERLRDLGVRSRYYPAGVDYPGIRAPADPSYLDIRRDLMMQVMGEVFGLRQSIQCEVAAFSVVTLAPEALSPRQRIPHHDHSDPGRVAIMHYLDGPESGGTAFYRHKRTGFEAITSEREATYAAALEADSREYGEPPLAYPGPDTPGFEQIGAVEAQPDRLALYRGRQLHSGIIPDAAALSDDPKAGRLTVNMFLYGS, from the coding sequence ATGAACCCACCCGAACCCAAAGTCACGGTCCAGCGGATCGGCAATGAAGGCGAGCCGCTGGTCATTATCGACAATTTCACCGGCCAGCCCGAGCGGCTGCGCGATCTGGGGGTTCGGTCGCGATATTATCCCGCAGGCGTCGATTACCCCGGCATTCGTGCACCCGCCGACCCGTCCTATCTCGACATCCGCCGCGATCTGATGATGCAGGTGATGGGCGAGGTCTTTGGTCTGCGCCAGTCAATCCAGTGCGAGGTTGCGGCGTTCTCGGTGGTGACGCTCGCGCCCGAAGCGCTCTCACCCCGTCAGCGCATCCCGCATCACGACCACTCCGATCCGGGCCGCGTGGCGATCATGCATTATCTCGATGGGCCAGAGAGCGGGGGCACAGCGTTCTACCGCCACAAACGCACCGGCTTTGAAGCGATCACGTCCGAGCGTGAGGCCACCTATGCCGCCGCGCTGGAGGCGGATTCGCGTGAGTATGGTGAGCCGCCGCTGGCCTATCCCGGCCCCGACACCCCCGGTTTCGAGCAAATCGGCGCGGTCGAGGCACAGCCGGACCGCCTAGCGCTCTATCGCGGCCGCCAGCTGCATTCGGGGATCATCCCCGACGCAGCCGCGCTGTCAGACGACCCGAAAGCGGGCCGTCTGACAGTCAATATGTTCCTCTATGGGAGCTAG
- a CDS encoding NAD(P)/FAD-dependent oxidoreductase: protein MQAHTPIGSKVEHYDGIILGGGAAGLMCAARAGQRGLRVVVLEKAEKPGKKILISGGGRCNFTNVHTSPANFLSANPHFAKSALARYTPKDFLALVEKHGIEWHEKTLGQLFCDGRATQIVEMLLAECPDTVDVICGAEVSAVIKEGDSFAVSARGRHFAAPALVIATGGPSIPQMGATGYAYDLARQFGLKVVEPRPALVPFTLGGEDVLFRELSGVSAPVRAGTGKSKASFAEAALFTHKGLSGPAILQVSSYWRSGEEVAITFLPDASADWLIDLKRANPRATLRSALRDVLPDRLADALAERIGIEREFGNVPDKVLRAAAERLADWRFTPNGTEGFAKAEVTIGGISTAELSSRTMEAKNVRGLYAIGEAVDVTGWLGGYNFQWAWASGVAAGDSIAA, encoded by the coding sequence ATGCAGGCGCACACGCCTATCGGCAGCAAAGTGGAACATTATGATGGAATAATTCTCGGCGGCGGCGCGGCTGGCCTGATGTGTGCGGCGCGTGCGGGCCAGCGCGGCCTGCGTGTAGTCGTGCTTGAGAAAGCCGAGAAGCCGGGCAAGAAGATCCTGATTTCGGGCGGCGGGCGGTGCAACTTCACCAATGTGCACACCAGCCCGGCGAACTTCCTCTCCGCCAATCCGCATTTCGCCAAGTCGGCGCTCGCCCGCTACACGCCGAAGGACTTCCTCGCGCTGGTCGAGAAACACGGGATCGAGTGGCATGAGAAGACGCTGGGCCAGCTATTTTGCGACGGGCGCGCGACGCAGATTGTCGAGATGCTGCTGGCTGAGTGCCCCGACACTGTCGATGTGATCTGCGGCGCGGAAGTCAGCGCGGTGATCAAGGAAGGCGACAGCTTTGCCGTCTCCGCCAGAGGTCGCCACTTCGCCGCGCCCGCTCTGGTGATCGCCACGGGCGGCCCCTCGATCCCGCAAATGGGCGCGACCGGATACGCCTACGACCTCGCGCGGCAATTCGGGCTGAAAGTGGTCGAGCCGCGCCCTGCCCTCGTACCCTTCACGCTGGGCGGAGAGGATGTGCTGTTCCGCGAGCTGTCAGGCGTTTCGGCACCCGTCCGCGCCGGAACCGGCAAGAGCAAGGCGAGCTTTGCAGAAGCGGCTTTATTCACCCATAAAGGCCTGTCCGGTCCCGCAATCCTGCAAGTGTCCTCCTATTGGCGCTCGGGCGAAGAGGTCGCGATCACCTTCCTCCCCGACGCCAGCGCTGACTGGCTTATCGACCTCAAACGCGCCAATCCCCGCGCCACTCTGCGCTCTGCCTTGCGCGACGTCCTGCCCGACCGGCTGGCGGACGCGCTGGCCGAACGCATCGGTATCGAGCGCGAATTTGGCAATGTGCCCGACAAGGTTCTTCGCGCCGCGGCAGAGCGGCTGGCCGACTGGCGCTTCACCCCCAACGGGACCGAGGGCTTTGCCAAGGCCGAAGTCACAATCGGCGGCATCTCGACAGCCGAGTTGTCGAGCCGGACGATGGAGGCGAAGAACGTCCGCGGCCTCTACGCAATTGGCGAAGCGGTGGACGTAACCGGCTGGCTGGGCGGCTACAATTTCCAATGGGCCTGGGCGAGCGGCGTCGCGGCCGGAGACTCGATCGCCGCGTAA
- a CDS encoding Lrp/AsnC family transcriptional regulator, producing the protein MDRIDSKILHELERDGRLSNTSLAGKVGLSPSACLRRVQELERSGLIRGYRAVLDRSQLGGAVTIFVMVGLAAQLAKDARNFEAAMDAAPEVRECHNITGSVEYLLRVEVSDLAQYKTFHADTLGTLPQVASITSHISLGSSKDMRA; encoded by the coding sequence ATGGACCGGATTGACAGCAAGATATTGCATGAGCTTGAGCGCGACGGGCGACTCTCCAACACCAGCCTTGCAGGCAAGGTTGGTCTGTCGCCATCGGCGTGTCTCAGACGGGTGCAGGAGCTGGAGCGCTCAGGCCTGATTCGCGGCTATCGCGCGGTGCTGGATCGCAGCCAGCTGGGCGGGGCGGTGACGATCTTCGTGATGGTGGGCCTCGCCGCGCAGCTCGCCAAGGATGCGCGCAATTTCGAAGCGGCGATGGATGCAGCGCCCGAAGTGCGCGAATGCCACAACATCACCGGCTCGGTCGAATATCTGCTGCGCGTCGAAGTCTCAGACCTCGCCCAGTACAAGACGTTCCACGCAGACACGCTGGGCACATTGCCGCAGGTCGCCAGCATCACCTCGCATATCTCGCTGGGTTCATCGAAGGATATGCGCGCCTGA